One window of Desulfarculus baarsii DSM 2075 genomic DNA carries:
- the lon gene encoding endopeptidase La has product MDRHDDLFDEAPLEPDELVEEENLPDKLPLLPVRDVVVFPYMILPLFVARDGSVAAVEAAMARDQMIMLVAQRDQAVEQPEPGDLFEIGCVGMIMRQLKMPDGRIKILVQGLTRARVSSWERHAPYLEVGIEALAEEKEREGEQSPEVEALIRNVREASEKILSLRGLLSSDVVAILNSVETPGRLADMVASNLRLRIDKAQEILEEMDPAGRLALVHGHLGKEVEVSTIQAQIQSEAQEEISKTQREYYLREQIRAIRRELGDGEDRAAELFELRQTILDMRMPQDVREESLKQLSRLENMQPESAEATVIRTYLDWVVELPWQKSTRDKLDIAKAKAILDEDHYDLAKVKDRILEQLSVRKLNPRGKGPIICFIGPPGVGKTSLGRSIARAMGRKFVRLSLGGVRDEAEIRGHRRTYIGAMPGRILQGLKQAGSNNPVFMIDEVDKVGSDYRGDPTSALLEVLDPEQNNAFSDHYLNLPFDLSKVMFITTANVEDTIPEPLLDRMEVIELPGYTDDEKVQIARKHLIDRQLKETGLWRRKVRISDGAILEIIRNYTREAGLRSLERELGAILRKIARQVAEGKAGALSVNAAAVQKYLGVRKYLPEDDRGEGEVGVATGLAWTSAGGEVLRVEVAILDGKGNLTSTGSLGEVMSESAQAALSYVRGRAGAFGLKKDFYEHLDIHLHVPSGAIPKDGPSAGVTICTAMVSALTGVPVREDVAMTGEITLTGKVLPIGGLKEKTLAALRMGLKTVIVPAKNHKELAEIPLKVSRGLKLVQVEHMDQILELALAGKPRKKRVAPAKGKARPAAAGEN; this is encoded by the coding sequence ATGGATCGCCACGACGACCTTTTCGACGAGGCCCCGCTGGAGCCCGATGAGCTTGTGGAAGAGGAGAATCTGCCCGACAAGCTGCCGCTTTTGCCGGTGCGCGACGTGGTGGTCTTTCCCTACATGATCCTGCCGCTGTTCGTGGCCCGCGACGGCTCGGTGGCCGCGGTGGAGGCGGCCATGGCCCGCGACCAGATGATCATGCTGGTGGCCCAGCGCGATCAGGCCGTCGAACAGCCCGAGCCGGGCGACCTGTTCGAGATCGGCTGCGTGGGCATGATCATGCGTCAGCTCAAGATGCCCGACGGCCGCATCAAGATCCTCGTCCAGGGCTTGACCCGGGCGCGGGTCTCCTCGTGGGAGCGCCACGCCCCCTACCTGGAGGTGGGCATCGAGGCCCTGGCCGAGGAAAAAGAGCGCGAGGGCGAGCAGAGCCCCGAGGTCGAGGCCCTCATCCGCAACGTGCGCGAGGCCAGCGAAAAGATTCTTTCGCTGCGCGGGCTGCTGTCCTCGGACGTGGTGGCCATTCTCAACTCGGTGGAGACGCCGGGCCGCCTGGCCGACATGGTGGCCAGCAACCTGCGGCTGCGCATCGACAAGGCTCAGGAAATACTGGAGGAAATGGACCCAGCCGGCCGCCTGGCCCTGGTCCATGGCCATCTGGGCAAGGAGGTGGAGGTCTCCACGATCCAGGCCCAGATTCAGTCCGAGGCCCAGGAGGAAATCTCCAAGACCCAGCGCGAATATTATCTGCGCGAGCAGATCAGGGCCATTCGCCGCGAGCTGGGCGACGGCGAGGACCGCGCCGCCGAGCTGTTCGAACTGCGCCAGACCATCCTTGACATGCGCATGCCCCAGGATGTGCGCGAGGAGTCGCTCAAGCAACTTTCGCGCCTGGAGAACATGCAGCCCGAGTCGGCCGAGGCCACCGTCATTCGCACCTACCTGGACTGGGTGGTCGAGCTGCCCTGGCAGAAATCCACCCGCGACAAGCTCGACATCGCCAAGGCCAAGGCCATCCTCGACGAAGACCACTACGATCTGGCCAAGGTCAAGGACCGCATCCTCGAACAGCTCTCGGTGCGCAAGCTAAACCCCCGCGGCAAGGGGCCGATCATCTGTTTCATCGGCCCGCCCGGCGTGGGCAAGACCTCCCTGGGCCGCTCCATCGCCAGGGCCATGGGCCGCAAGTTCGTGCGTCTGTCGCTGGGCGGCGTGCGCGACGAGGCCGAGATTCGCGGCCATCGCCGCACCTACATCGGGGCCATGCCCGGGCGCATCCTCCAGGGCCTCAAGCAGGCCGGCAGCAACAACCCGGTGTTCATGATCGACGAGGTGGACAAGGTCGGCTCGGACTATCGCGGCGACCCCACCTCGGCCCTGCTGGAGGTGCTCGACCCCGAGCAGAACAACGCCTTTTCCGATCACTACCTCAACTTGCCATTCGACCTTTCCAAGGTCATGTTCATCACCACCGCCAACGTCGAGGACACCATCCCCGAGCCGCTGCTGGACCGCATGGAGGTCATCGAGCTGCCCGGCTACACCGACGACGAGAAGGTGCAGATCGCCCGCAAGCATCTCATCGACCGCCAGCTGAAAGAGACCGGCCTGTGGCGGCGCAAGGTGCGCATCAGCGACGGGGCGATCCTGGAGATCATCCGCAATTACACCCGCGAGGCCGGCCTGCGCAGCCTCGAGCGCGAACTGGGGGCGATCCTGCGCAAGATCGCCCGCCAAGTGGCCGAGGGCAAGGCCGGGGCGCTGAGCGTCAACGCGGCGGCGGTGCAGAAATACCTGGGCGTGCGCAAATATCTGCCCGAGGACGATCGCGGCGAGGGCGAAGTGGGCGTGGCCACCGGCCTGGCCTGGACCTCGGCCGGCGGCGAGGTGCTGCGCGTGGAGGTGGCCATCCTCGATGGCAAGGGCAACCTGACCAGCACCGGCTCGCTGGGCGAGGTGATGAGCGAGTCGGCCCAGGCGGCCCTTTCCTACGTGCGCGGCCGGGCGGGCGCGTTCGGCCTGAAAAAAGACTTTTACGAGCATCTGGACATCCACTTGCACGTGCCCAGCGGGGCCATCCCCAAGGACGGGCCCAGCGCCGGCGTGACCATCTGCACGGCCATGGTCAGCGCGCTGACGGGCGTGCCGGTGCGCGAGGACGTGGCCATGACCGGCGAGATCACCCTCACCGGCAAGGTGCTGCCCATTGGCGGGCTGAAGGAAAAGACGCTGGCGGCGCTGCGCATGGGCCTCAAGACGGTGATCGTGCCGGCCAAAAACCACAAGGAGCTGGCCGAGATACCGCTGAAGGTCTCACGCGGGCTCAAGCTCGTTCAGGTTGAGCACATGGACCAGATTCTGGAGTTGGCCCTGGCCGGCAAGCCTCGCAAAAAGCGCGTCGCCCCGGCCAAAGGCAAGGCCAGGCCAGCGGCGGCCGGGGAGAATTGA
- a CDS encoding Hsp20/alpha crystallin family protein, translating into MLTTRIFNPYGSWRGALSEVDRLRQEMGRLLGAISGEVAGLPSAGVFPLVNISQAEDKFIVTAELPGVAAEDVDISVVGKNVGIKGERKPPELPEGAKFHRRERAYPKFNRMLGLPDEVDAERVSAKLTDGVLTIILPKAAAALPKKISVNAA; encoded by the coding sequence ATGTTGACGACCAGGATTTTCAATCCATATGGTTCTTGGCGTGGCGCGTTGTCCGAGGTGGACCGCCTGCGTCAGGAAATGGGCCGGCTGTTGGGGGCCATTTCCGGCGAAGTCGCTGGATTACCCTCCGCCGGCGTGTTTCCGCTGGTCAACATCAGCCAGGCCGAGGACAAATTCATCGTCACCGCCGAGTTGCCCGGCGTGGCCGCCGAGGACGTGGATATCTCGGTGGTGGGTAAAAACGTGGGCATCAAGGGCGAACGCAAGCCGCCCGAGCTGCCCGAAGGGGCCAAGTTCCACCGGCGCGAGCGGGCCTACCCCAAGTTCAACCGCATGCTGGGCCTGCCCGACGAGGTGGACGCGGAGCGTGTTTCGGCCAAGCTGACCGACGGCGTCCTGACCATCATCCTGCCCAAGGCCGCCGCGGCCCTGCCCAAGAAAATCTCCGTAAACGCGGCCTAG
- the rpsO gene encoding 30S ribosomal protein S15 — MEVRKVVLTTEGKRELISKFARSEADTGSPEVQVALLSERIKYLTEHFKTHKKDHHSRRGLLKLVGQRRRLLNYLKHKDIERYRSVIKELGIRK, encoded by the coding sequence ATGGAGGTAAGGAAAGTGGTTCTGACGACCGAAGGAAAACGCGAGCTCATCAGCAAATTCGCCCGTTCCGAGGCGGACACCGGTTCCCCGGAGGTGCAGGTGGCCCTGTTGAGCGAGCGCATCAAATATCTCACCGAGCACTTCAAGACCCACAAGAAAGACCATCACAGCCGCAGGGGTCTGCTGAAACTCGTCGGTCAGCGCCGTCGTTTGCTCAACTACCTCAAGCACAAGGATATCGAGCGCTATCGCAGCGTGATCAAGGAACTTGGCATCCGCAAGTAA
- the dut gene encoding dUTP diphosphatase: protein MSQPLVEVMVLSHGRGLALPAYQTALSAGLDLPAALDEPLTIQPGQIAIVPTGLALAIPAGWEGQVRPRSGLAIGKGLTVVNAPGTIDADYRGELKVGLINLGSAAVTIQRGERVAQLIIAPVARATLRVVDDLPETARGAGGFGHTGA, encoded by the coding sequence GTGAGCCAGCCGCTGGTGGAGGTGATGGTCCTGTCCCACGGCCGGGGCCTGGCCCTGCCGGCCTACCAGACGGCGCTATCGGCCGGGCTGGACCTGCCGGCGGCGCTGGACGAGCCCCTGACCATCCAGCCAGGCCAGATCGCCATCGTGCCCACGGGCCTGGCCCTGGCCATCCCGGCCGGCTGGGAGGGCCAGGTGCGGCCGCGCTCGGGCCTGGCCATCGGCAAGGGCCTGACCGTGGTCAACGCCCCCGGCACCATCGACGCCGACTATCGCGGCGAACTCAAGGTGGGCCTGATCAACCTGGGCTCGGCCGCGGTGACCATCCAGCGCGGCGAGCGCGTGGCCCAGTTGATCATCGCTCCGGTGGCCCGGGCGACGCTGCGGGTGGTGGATGATTTGCCCGAGACCGCGCGGGGCGCGGGCGGCTTCGGCCACACGGGAGCGTGA
- a CDS encoding Hsp20/alpha crystallin family protein — protein sequence MTMLEKNAATDVSAEQTRPAPVFQPPVDIYETDEMLVVLADLPGVKADELAIDLENDVLRLQGGANGEAEGEPLLREYQLGRYLRQFTINEAIDRQAISAELKNGQLTLRLPKAAKAMPRKIQVSQA from the coding sequence ATGACCATGCTGGAAAAAAACGCCGCCACCGACGTCAGCGCCGAGCAAACCAGGCCCGCGCCCGTGTTCCAGCCGCCGGTGGATATCTATGAGACCGACGAGATGCTGGTGGTGCTGGCCGATCTGCCCGGCGTCAAGGCCGACGAACTGGCCATCGACCTGGAAAACGACGTGCTGCGCCTACAGGGCGGGGCCAACGGCGAGGCCGAGGGCGAGCCGCTCCTGCGCGAATATCAACTGGGCCGCTATCTGCGCCAGTTCACCATCAACGAGGCCATTGACCGCCAAGCGATCAGCGCCGAGCTGAAAAACGGCCAGTTGACCCTGCGCCTGCCCAAGGCGGCCAAGGCCATGCCGCGCAAGATCCAGGTCAGCCAGGCCTAA
- a CDS encoding MBL fold metallo-hydrolase, with the protein MSLRFCVLASGSKGNATYIEGDGGAILVDAGLSARELQRRMAMAELDPGEIQAVVLTHEHGDHCRGVRVLARRLGVPVLATPKTWAQVQDKKGVAFEPIQAGQALEYCGLHLQPFSVSHDAADPIGLTIGCGGARLGLCTDLGVATKLVQTRLGGCHALILEANHDPEMLSQGPYPPWLKQRVRSRVGHLSNHDSAQLLTELMHVGLGQVVLAHLSETNNFPELARRAAEGVVRWAGLNTRVEVAAQGEPTPVLEVEPRGRAFAEALN; encoded by the coding sequence ATGAGCCTGCGGTTTTGCGTGCTGGCCAGCGGCTCCAAGGGCAACGCCACCTATATCGAGGGCGACGGCGGGGCCATCCTCGTCGACGCGGGGCTCTCGGCCCGGGAACTGCAACGGCGCATGGCGATGGCCGAACTGGACCCCGGCGAGATCCAGGCCGTGGTGCTGACCCACGAACACGGCGATCACTGCCGGGGCGTGCGCGTGCTTGCGCGGCGCCTGGGCGTGCCGGTGCTGGCCACGCCCAAAACCTGGGCCCAGGTCCAAGACAAAAAAGGCGTGGCCTTCGAGCCGATCCAGGCCGGCCAGGCCCTGGAGTATTGCGGCCTGCACCTCCAGCCGTTTTCCGTCTCCCACGACGCCGCCGACCCCATCGGCCTGACCATCGGTTGCGGCGGGGCGCGGCTGGGCCTGTGCACCGATCTGGGCGTGGCCACCAAGCTGGTGCAGACCCGCCTGGGCGGCTGCCACGCCTTGATCCTGGAGGCCAACCACGACCCCGAGATGCTCAGCCAGGGCCCTTATCCGCCGTGGCTCAAGCAGCGCGTGCGCTCGCGGGTGGGCCACCTTTCCAACCACGACAGCGCCCAACTGCTCACCGAACTTATGCATGTCGGCCTGGGCCAAGTGGTGCTGGCCCATCTGTCCGAGACCAACAACTTTCCCGAACTGGCCCGCCGCGCCGCCGAAGGGGTGGTGCGTTGGGCCGGCCTGAATACCCGCGTGGAAGTGGCCGCCCAGGGTGAACCCACGCCGGTGCTGGAGGTCGAGCCGCGCGGGCGGGCCTTCGCCGAAGCGCTCAACTGA
- the larC gene encoding nickel pincer cofactor biosynthesis protein LarC, producing the protein MPNVLYIDACGGASGDMLAGALLDLGWPLDELRALAAAMGLADTRLEAKVVEHNHLRALRLEVDCAEKQPHRHLRHVLEHLDRLPADVAEAAGRVFRRLAEAEARVHGIEVERVHFHEVGAVDAIIDVTAFCAGLAWLGWPRLVCSPLPLGQGFVDCAHGRLPLPAPAVLNLLGGVPVRPWPAEEETVTPTGAALLSTLAHQFGPLPAMRLEAVGVGGGSRQGQCGPNIARLLTGQEDDGVLRDELVEIVCHIDDMQPEDIPLAIARLMSAGALDAAAAPLQMKKGRPGWRFIVLARPEQAEELAALVLEQTTTLGVRLRRMGRMILPRRVIEVQSPWGQARIKVSSTSQGPRLHPEADDVAAIAQRTGLAPAKVRQELTALAAAQL; encoded by the coding sequence ATGCCCAACGTGCTTTACATCGACGCCTGCGGCGGCGCTTCCGGCGACATGCTGGCCGGGGCGCTCCTGGACCTGGGCTGGCCCCTGGATGAGTTGCGCGCCCTGGCCGCGGCCATGGGTCTGGCCGACACGCGCCTGGAGGCCAAGGTCGTCGAGCACAACCATCTGCGGGCCCTGCGTCTGGAGGTGGACTGCGCCGAAAAACAGCCGCATCGCCATCTGCGCCACGTCTTGGAGCACCTGGACAGGCTGCCCGCCGACGTGGCCGAGGCCGCCGGTCGGGTCTTTCGGCGTCTGGCCGAGGCCGAGGCCAGGGTTCATGGCATCGAGGTCGAACGGGTGCATTTTCACGAGGTGGGCGCGGTCGACGCCATCATCGACGTGACGGCCTTTTGCGCTGGCCTGGCCTGGCTGGGTTGGCCCCGGCTGGTCTGTTCGCCGCTGCCCCTGGGCCAGGGTTTCGTGGACTGCGCCCACGGCCGGCTGCCCTTGCCGGCCCCGGCGGTGCTGAACCTGCTGGGCGGCGTGCCGGTGCGGCCCTGGCCCGCCGAGGAAGAGACCGTCACCCCCACCGGCGCGGCGTTGCTTTCCACGCTGGCCCACCAGTTTGGGCCGCTGCCGGCCATGCGCCTGGAGGCGGTGGGCGTTGGCGGCGGCTCGCGCCAGGGCCAGTGCGGGCCCAACATCGCGCGCCTGCTGACGGGCCAGGAGGACGACGGGGTGCTGCGCGACGAGCTGGTGGAGATCGTCTGCCACATCGACGACATGCAACCCGAGGACATACCCCTGGCCATCGCCCGGCTGATGAGCGCCGGCGCCCTCGACGCGGCGGCCGCGCCGCTACAGATGAAAAAAGGCCGGCCCGGCTGGCGTTTCATTGTTTTGGCCCGGCCCGAGCAGGCCGAGGAACTGGCCGCCCTGGTCCTGGAGCAGACAACGACCCTGGGCGTGCGTTTGCGACGCATGGGCCGCATGATCCTGCCGCGCCGCGTGATCGAGGTGCAAAGCCCCTGGGGCCAGGCCCGGATCAAGGTCTCGTCGACCAGCCAGGGCCCTCGCCTGCACCCCGAGGCCGACGACGTGGCGGCCATCGCCCAGCGCACGGGGCTGGCCCCGGCCAAGGTGCGCCAGGAACTGACCGCCCTGGCCGCGGCCCAGCTCTAA
- the pnp gene encoding polyribonucleotide nucleotidyltransferase — protein sequence MYKKVATTIGGREFVIETGKIAKQASGAVWVQYGETVVLVTVVGDTNVREGIDFLPLTVDYQEMSYAAGRIPGNFFRREIGRPSEKETLTSRLIDRPVRPRMNKGWTFETQIIATVMSVDRVNEPDVMAMTGASAALMVSDVPFDGPIAGVRVGRVDGQLVLNPTAEQIEKSDLELLVAGSRDAVCMVEGGSLMLGEDEILEAIWFGHAGLQPLLDIQEELAAAVGKPDREFTPPASDDHELTALVAQAAQSAEPSLAEVLSTKPKLERYAKKRLLKKAVLAAMGEAAAGREGQVKEAVEHLIAEGMRTAILEEGRRIDGRTVTEVRPIDCEVGVLPRTHGSALFTRGETQALVVATLGTAGDEQRIESVTEGDVFRHFLLHYNFPPYSVGEAKRLGGPNRRELGHGALARRAVEKILPAKEDFPYCLRCVSEITESNGSSSMASVCGSSMALMDAGVPVSEAVAGVAMGLIKEGDKMVVLTDIMGDEDHLGDMDFKVAGSARGISAVQMDIKISGISKEIMGQALKQAREGRLHILGEMQKAIDNPRQEISILAPRITTIHVPVERIKDIIGPGGKVIRGIQMETEARIDIDDDGTVRVAAVDGAASLRAVEMIKELIQEVEENAVYEGKVVRIMDFGAFVEILPGRDGLIHISELDHTRVRAVTDVIKEGDVVQVKVLGIDDRGKIRLSRKALLPIPEGGVPAPEGDDDRPRYDGPPRGDRPRGDRGPRERNDRNRGDRDRGRRDNR from the coding sequence ATGTATAAAAAGGTAGCTACCACCATCGGCGGCCGCGAGTTCGTCATCGAGACGGGCAAGATCGCCAAACAGGCCTCGGGCGCGGTTTGGGTGCAATACGGCGAGACGGTGGTTCTGGTCACCGTCGTCGGCGACACCAACGTGCGCGAGGGCATCGACTTTTTGCCCCTGACGGTGGATTATCAGGAGATGTCCTACGCGGCCGGCCGCATCCCGGGCAACTTCTTCCGCCGCGAGATCGGCCGGCCCAGCGAGAAAGAAACGCTGACCAGCCGCCTGATCGACCGGCCCGTCCGGCCCCGCATGAACAAAGGCTGGACGTTCGAAACCCAGATCATAGCCACGGTCATGAGCGTCGACCGGGTCAACGAGCCCGACGTCATGGCCATGACCGGCGCGTCCGCCGCCCTGATGGTCAGCGACGTGCCCTTTGACGGGCCCATCGCCGGCGTGCGCGTGGGCCGGGTCGACGGCCAGTTGGTGCTCAACCCCACCGCCGAGCAGATCGAAAAATCCGACCTGGAGCTTCTGGTGGCCGGCAGCCGCGACGCGGTGTGCATGGTCGAGGGCGGTTCGTTGATGCTGGGCGAGGACGAGATCCTCGAGGCCATCTGGTTCGGCCACGCCGGGCTGCAACCCCTGCTGGACATCCAGGAGGAGCTGGCCGCCGCCGTGGGCAAGCCCGACCGCGAGTTCACCCCGCCGGCCAGCGACGATCACGAACTGACCGCCCTGGTGGCCCAGGCCGCCCAGAGCGCCGAGCCCAGCCTGGCCGAGGTGCTCAGCACCAAGCCCAAGCTGGAGCGCTACGCCAAGAAGCGCTTGCTCAAAAAGGCCGTGCTGGCGGCCATGGGCGAGGCCGCCGCTGGCCGCGAGGGTCAGGTCAAGGAGGCCGTCGAGCACCTCATCGCCGAGGGCATGCGCACGGCCATCCTCGAAGAAGGCCGCCGCATCGACGGCCGCACGGTCACCGAAGTGCGGCCCATCGACTGCGAAGTGGGCGTGTTGCCGCGCACCCACGGCTCGGCCCTGTTCACCCGTGGCGAGACCCAGGCCCTGGTCGTGGCCACCCTGGGCACCGCCGGCGACGAGCAGCGCATCGAGTCGGTCACCGAAGGCGACGTGTTCCGTCATTTCTTGCTGCACTACAACTTCCCGCCCTACAGCGTGGGCGAGGCCAAGCGCCTGGGCGGCCCCAACCGCCGTGAGCTTGGTCACGGCGCGCTGGCCCGGCGGGCGGTCGAGAAGATCCTGCCGGCCAAGGAGGACTTCCCCTACTGCCTGCGGTGCGTCAGCGAGATCACCGAGAGCAACGGCTCGTCGTCGATGGCCTCGGTCTGCGGCTCTTCGATGGCCCTGATGGACGCCGGCGTGCCGGTGTCGGAGGCCGTGGCCGGCGTGGCCATGGGCCTGATCAAAGAGGGCGACAAGATGGTCGTGCTCACCGACATCATGGGCGACGAGGACCACCTGGGCGACATGGACTTCAAGGTGGCCGGTTCGGCGCGGGGCATCAGCGCCGTGCAGATGGACATCAAGATCAGCGGCATCTCCAAGGAGATCATGGGCCAGGCCCTCAAGCAGGCCCGCGAGGGTCGCTTGCACATTTTGGGCGAGATGCAAAAGGCCATCGACAACCCCCGCCAGGAGATCAGCATCCTGGCCCCGCGCATCACCACCATCCACGTGCCGGTCGAGCGCATCAAGGACATCATCGGGCCCGGCGGCAAAGTCATCCGCGGCATCCAGATGGAGACCGAGGCGCGCATCGACATCGACGACGACGGCACCGTGCGGGTGGCGGCGGTGGACGGCGCGGCCAGCCTCCGGGCGGTCGAGATGATCAAAGAGCTGATCCAGGAGGTCGAGGAAAACGCCGTCTACGAAGGCAAGGTCGTGCGGATCATGGACTTCGGCGCTTTTGTCGAGATCCTGCCCGGCCGCGACGGCCTGATCCACATCAGCGAGTTGGACCACACCAGGGTCCGCGCGGTGACCGACGTGATCAAGGAAGGCGACGTGGTGCAGGTCAAGGTGCTGGGCATCGACGACCGGGGCAAGATCCGCCTCAGCCGCAAGGCCCTGTTGCCGATCCCCGAAGGCGGCGTGCCCGCCCCCGAGGGCGACGACGACCGCCCGCGCTACGACGGGCCGCCGCGCGGCGACCGCCCCCGTGGCGACCGTGGGCCCAGGGAGCGCAACGACCGCAACCGCGGCGACCGTGACCGCGGCCGGCGCGACAACCGCTAG
- a CDS encoding M16 family metallopeptidase: protein MAAKTVLDNGVRLLSEKLPQAYSVTVGLWVEVGSRDEPTSLGGVSHFIEHMAFKGTGRRSALDIAREIDRLGGHANAFTGKENTCFHAKALAENMAELCDILCDIMLRPAYDPVELERERQVILQEISFVDDSPDELVHVLFCQRFWPDHALGRPILGSEESVAGLGRQAMLDYMEQNYSPANLVVSAVGDIDHGRLEGLLGDVLGALPARPKRAPRQAPVVSPGLLIAPRELEQVQVAIGAPAPATAAPDRFAAAVLNSILGGSMSSRLFQEVRERRGLAYSIYSYLSSYSDAGMLGVSMGVAPEKAAEAVAVVLDEMERVGQAGAVSHEELTHAKDHLKGSILLSAENPESRMSRLARNEFSFGRHVPMDEVIARLEAVEIEQVRDLARHNLGRDKLGLTILGAVDETALAKEIGL from the coding sequence GTGGCCGCCAAAACGGTCCTGGATAACGGCGTGCGTCTGCTCAGTGAAAAACTGCCCCAGGCCTACTCGGTGACGGTGGGCCTGTGGGTGGAGGTGGGCTCCCGCGATGAGCCCACCTCGCTGGGCGGCGTCAGCCATTTCATCGAGCACATGGCCTTCAAGGGCACCGGGCGCCGCAGCGCCCTCGACATCGCCCGCGAAATCGACCGCCTGGGCGGTCACGCCAACGCCTTCACCGGCAAGGAAAACACCTGCTTCCACGCCAAGGCCCTGGCCGAAAACATGGCCGAGCTTTGCGATATCCTCTGCGACATCATGCTGCGCCCGGCCTACGACCCCGTCGAGCTGGAGCGCGAGCGCCAGGTGATCCTGCAAGAGATCAGCTTTGTCGACGATTCGCCCGACGAGCTGGTTCACGTGCTGTTTTGCCAGCGCTTCTGGCCCGATCACGCCCTGGGCCGGCCCATCCTGGGCTCCGAGGAGAGCGTGGCCGGCCTGGGCCGCCAGGCCATGCTCGACTACATGGAGCAAAACTATTCGCCGGCCAACCTGGTCGTTTCGGCCGTGGGCGACATCGATCACGGCCGCCTGGAGGGCCTGCTGGGCGACGTGCTGGGCGCGCTGCCGGCGCGGCCCAAGCGGGCCCCGCGCCAGGCCCCGGTCGTGAGCCCGGGGCTGTTGATCGCCCCGCGCGAGCTGGAGCAGGTGCAGGTGGCCATCGGCGCGCCGGCCCCGGCCACGGCCGCGCCGGACCGTTTCGCGGCGGCGGTGCTCAATTCGATCCTGGGCGGCAGCATGAGCTCGCGCCTGTTCCAGGAAGTGCGTGAACGGCGCGGCCTGGCCTATTCCATCTATTCCTATCTCAGCTCCTATTCCGACGCCGGCATGCTGGGCGTGTCCATGGGCGTGGCCCCGGAAAAGGCCGCCGAGGCCGTGGCCGTGGTTCTGGACGAAATGGAGCGCGTGGGCCAAGCCGGCGCGGTCTCCCACGAAGAGCTGACCCACGCCAAGGATCACCTGAAAGGCTCGATCCTGCTATCGGCCGAAAACCCCGAAAGCCGCATGAGCCGCCTGGCGCGCAACGAGTTTTCCTTTGGCCGTCACGTGCCCATGGACGAGGTCATCGCCCGGCTGGAGGCCGTGGAGATCGAGCAGGTCCGCGACCTGGCCCGGCATAACCTGGGCCGCGACAAACTGGGCCTGACCATCCTGGGCGCGGTGGACGAAACGGCCCTGGCCAAGGAGATCGGCCTGTGA
- the truB gene encoding tRNA pseudouridine(55) synthase TruB, producing MGRRRKVKALLRRSGVLVVDKPAGPTSHDLVNALRRRFRPERLGHTGTLDPFATGVLVLVFNQATRLSDLLGGGPKAYEAELVLGRATDTGDVTGRVIEQAAAPALEWAQAEAAVAALVGQRMQSPPAYSAAKHEGKPLYAYARAGKIVEKPARPITIYDARLLGLEAGLLRFAVQCSRGAYVRVLGEDLARALGAPGCLSGLRRVASWPFGLDEAHGLEDALAWSPEELECQMLGLDQALARAGLPTVTLDDHAAWRLGQGQQLPAESLLAPGQGLDQASGPFMARDAAGGLVAVLRWLEPEARAERAYETIRVFPAETDPRVEMTSASALGAE from the coding sequence ATGGGTCGCCGCCGCAAGGTCAAGGCGCTGTTGCGGCGCTCGGGGGTGCTGGTGGTCGACAAGCCCGCCGGGCCCACCAGCCACGACTTGGTCAACGCCCTGCGCCGGCGTTTTCGGCCCGAGCGCCTGGGCCACACCGGCACCTTGGACCCCTTTGCCACGGGCGTGCTGGTGCTGGTGTTCAATCAGGCCACCAGGCTAAGCGACCTGCTGGGCGGCGGGCCCAAGGCCTACGAGGCCGAGTTGGTTCTGGGCCGGGCCACCGACACCGGCGACGTCACCGGCCGGGTGATCGAGCAGGCCGCGGCGCCCGCGCTGGAGTGGGCCCAGGCCGAGGCCGCCGTGGCCGCCCTGGTGGGCCAGCGCATGCAGAGCCCGCCGGCCTACTCGGCGGCCAAGCACGAGGGCAAGCCGCTTTATGCCTACGCCCGCGCCGGGAAAATAGTGGAAAAGCCGGCCCGGCCCATTACAATTTATGATGCGCGCCTGCTGGGCCTGGAGGCGGGGCTTTTGCGCTTCGCCGTGCAATGCTCGCGGGGGGCCTACGTGCGGGTGCTGGGCGAGGATCTGGCGCGGGCGCTGGGCGCGCCGGGCTGCTTGAGCGGCCTGCGCCGCGTGGCCTCGTGGCCCTTTGGCCTGGACGAAGCCCACGGCCTGGAGGACGCGCTGGCCTGGTCGCCGGAGGAGCTGGAGTGCCAGATGCTCGGCCTGGATCAGGCCCTGGCGCGGGCCGGGCTGCCCACGGTGACGCTCGACGACCACGCCGCCTGGCGCCTTGGCCAGGGCCAGCAACTGCCGGCCGAGTCGCTCCTGGCCCCCGGCCAGGGGTTGGACCAGGCCAGTGGGCCGTTCATGGCCCGTGACGCCGCCGGCGGGCTGGTGGCGGTGCTGCGCTGGCTGGAGCCGGAGGCGCGCGCCGAGCGGGCCTACGAAACAATCAGGGTTTTTCCCGCGGAAACGGATCCGCGGGTGGAAATGACATCTGCGTCGGCCCTCGGGGCCGAGTAG